One stretch of Cohnella algarum DNA includes these proteins:
- a CDS encoding DDE-type integrase/transposase/recombinase, with product MDEQARQQEANFRYGLIASLVSRKLDPGEQMALMREIVSHEYETSSGQRRRISLRTLERYLKAYREGGWEALLPSVRADKLTTREIPEDVLAKAIALKQEQPGRSVRQIIAILELAAFVAPGTLKESTLSKQLRRRGATRKALLNTGWSHFRRFEATHRNSMWQGDVQHTLYLPHPDKPGKKVMAYLVIFIDDYSRFVVHGQFYFEERVARLEDCLKKAILKNGVPEMIYVDNGAIYSSHHFERICGRLGAELKHTRPGRPMGRGKQEKFFRFVDQSFVPEAYDLIEQGKIQTLNDLNRFFSAWLEIAYHQKVHNSFKQRPVDRYQKDDHPIRMLPPHELIEVFLLEESRKVDKTGCISLLGTIFEVQTELAGSKIQVRFDPHDLSVIQVWKDGQRYEDAKPMKLRDPKNRPKQDEPKAVMQPPKTGLNYVELLVEEQKRQTREAQGAALSRAMKEVNRS from the coding sequence ATGGATGAGCAAGCAAGGCAGCAAGAAGCCAACTTCCGTTATGGCTTAATTGCATCACTGGTTAGCCGCAAATTGGATCCCGGAGAACAGATGGCGTTGATGCGCGAAATTGTAAGCCATGAGTATGAAACGTCGTCGGGACAGCGAAGGAGAATTAGTCTACGAACGCTTGAGCGATATTTAAAAGCGTATCGCGAAGGCGGATGGGAGGCGCTGTTGCCCTCCGTCCGAGCAGACAAACTCACGACCAGGGAAATCCCCGAGGATGTGCTTGCCAAAGCGATTGCCTTAAAGCAGGAGCAACCCGGCCGAAGCGTCAGGCAGATTATTGCGATTCTGGAACTGGCGGCATTCGTGGCCCCCGGCACCCTGAAAGAAAGCACGCTTAGCAAGCAGCTTCGCCGCCGCGGCGCCACGCGCAAAGCGTTACTGAATACGGGGTGGAGCCACTTTCGCCGGTTTGAAGCCACGCACCGAAATAGCATGTGGCAAGGCGATGTGCAGCATACCCTTTACCTTCCGCATCCGGACAAGCCCGGCAAGAAGGTCATGGCCTATCTGGTTATTTTCATTGACGATTACTCTCGCTTCGTTGTGCATGGCCAGTTCTATTTCGAGGAACGTGTGGCCCGGCTGGAGGATTGCCTGAAGAAGGCGATTTTAAAGAACGGAGTGCCGGAAATGATCTATGTCGATAACGGCGCCATCTATTCTTCACACCATTTTGAGCGGATTTGCGGGCGACTGGGGGCAGAGCTTAAGCATACTCGCCCCGGACGTCCTATGGGACGCGGGAAGCAAGAAAAGTTCTTCCGATTTGTCGACCAGAGCTTTGTGCCGGAGGCATACGACCTGATTGAACAAGGGAAGATCCAGACGCTTAACGATTTGAATCGATTCTTCTCGGCGTGGCTTGAGATTGCTTACCACCAGAAAGTCCACAACAGCTTTAAGCAGCGCCCAGTCGACCGATACCAAAAAGACGACCACCCGATTCGCATGTTGCCGCCGCATGAACTCATAGAAGTATTCTTGCTGGAGGAATCCCGCAAAGTGGACAAAACGGGATGCATCTCGCTGCTGGGCACGATATTCGAGGTCCAGACAGAGCTTGCCGGCTCGAAGATTCAGGTGCGATTCGATCCGCACGACCTGTCCGTCATCCAGGTGTGGAAGGACGGCCAGCGCTATGAAGACGCGAAGCCAATGAAGCTCCGCGATCCGAAAAACCGGCCGAAGCAGGATGAACCGAAGGCCGTCATGCAACCGCCGAAGACGGGCCTCAACTATGTGGAATTATTGGTGGAAGAACAGAAACGGCAGACCCGCGAAGCGCAAGGCGCTGCGCTTTCGCGAGCGATGAAAGAGGTGAATCGCTCATGA
- a CDS encoding GntP family permease, giving the protein MNTLFGMSHAATLLIWTLLAIAFLIVMISKYKWNPFVTLLISSLLLGLVAGMDPADAVASLIKGMGGTLGTIAIVIGLGTMLGKMMAESGGAERIATTLIDRFGDKRVHWAMMIVGFLVGIPVFFEVGVILLIPIVFIVARKTKMPLLQIGIPVLAGLSTVHGLVPPHPAPMIAIDAYDANLGKTILYSILIGLPVAILAGPVFGKFIGKRIPVEPDEKLVEQFAMKENRSLPGFGITLFTILLPVILMLIGSVASIADPQATSGFTRFAGFIGHEVVALLISVAFSFFSLGFARGFSKEEVSKFASESLPPIAGIVLIIGGGGAFKQVLIDSGVGQAIADMATNANINVILFAWLVAALIRVATGSATVAMTTSAGIVAPVLAMTPGANVELVVLATGAGSLVLSHVNDAGFWMVKEFFNMSVPQTLKSWTMMETILSVAGLILILIVSAFV; this is encoded by the coding sequence ATGAATACTCTTTTCGGCATGAGCCACGCGGCAACCTTGTTGATTTGGACTTTGCTTGCAATCGCTTTCCTTATCGTGATGATTTCCAAGTACAAATGGAATCCGTTCGTCACGCTGCTGATTTCCAGCTTGCTGCTCGGGCTGGTTGCCGGCATGGATCCCGCCGATGCGGTTGCTTCCCTGATCAAGGGGATGGGGGGCACGCTCGGAACGATCGCGATCGTCATCGGACTCGGCACCATGCTCGGGAAGATGATGGCCGAATCGGGAGGCGCGGAAAGGATCGCGACGACGCTGATCGACCGTTTCGGGGACAAAAGGGTGCATTGGGCGATGATGATCGTCGGCTTCCTCGTCGGCATTCCGGTCTTCTTCGAGGTCGGCGTCATCCTGTTGATCCCAATCGTGTTTATCGTCGCCCGCAAAACGAAAATGCCGCTGCTCCAGATCGGCATTCCCGTCCTGGCGGGCCTGTCCACCGTGCACGGGCTCGTTCCTCCGCACCCCGCGCCGATGATCGCCATCGATGCTTATGACGCGAACCTGGGCAAGACGATTCTCTATTCGATTCTGATTGGCCTGCCGGTCGCGATTTTGGCGGGGCCGGTGTTCGGGAAGTTTATCGGCAAGCGGATTCCGGTCGAACCCGACGAGAAGCTGGTCGAGCAGTTCGCGATGAAGGAAAACCGCAGCCTTCCCGGCTTCGGCATCACGCTGTTTACGATTTTGCTTCCGGTTATCCTGATGCTGATCGGATCGGTCGCCAGCATTGCCGATCCGCAAGCGACGAGCGGGTTTACCCGGTTTGCCGGATTTATCGGCCACGAGGTCGTCGCGCTGCTGATCTCCGTCGCGTTCTCGTTTTTCTCGCTCGGCTTCGCTCGCGGCTTCAGCAAGGAGGAAGTTTCGAAATTCGCGTCCGAAAGCTTGCCTCCGATCGCCGGCATCGTGCTGATCATCGGCGGCGGCGGCGCGTTCAAGCAGGTGCTGATCGACAGCGGCGTCGGGCAGGCGATCGCGGACATGGCGACGAACGCGAATATCAATGTCATTTTGTTCGCCTGGCTCGTCGCCGCGCTGATCCGCGTGGCGACCGGTTCGGCGACGGTCGCGATGACGACGTCCGCCGGCATCGTCGCGCCCGTCCTGGCAATGACGCCGGGAGCGAACGTGGAATTGGTCGTGCTCGCGACCGGCGCCGGCTCGCTCGTATTGTCCCACGTCAACGACGCGGGGTTCTGGATGGTCAAGGAATTTTTCAACATGAGCGTGCCGCAAACGCTGAAATCGTGGACGATGATGGAAACGATTCTGTCCGTGGCGGGGCTGATTCTGATTTTGATCGTAAGCGCGTTTGTTTGA
- a CDS encoding GntR family transcriptional regulator, giving the protein MAYPAAWLREASLGEAITCELRLSIVTGKIQPGETLSENRIAADFGTSRSPVREALRTLSGEGLIRLERMGAVVLGLSSKEVEELFDVRYLIESFVQERLSRIDREPLIASLRRILDKMELALRHQDAEEFAYQDFAFHETIIAEAGHSRIWQLWRSIRQLVLAVMLVTTREVFADGEERVQAVIEKHRFILDGLRSGDADEIQKRVRSYFKDSFVTLHHSLGKP; this is encoded by the coding sequence TTGGCTTATCCCGCCGCCTGGCTGCGCGAGGCATCGCTCGGGGAAGCGATTACCTGCGAGCTCAGACTGAGCATCGTCACCGGCAAAATCCAGCCCGGCGAAACGCTGTCCGAAAATCGGATCGCCGCGGACTTCGGCACGAGCCGCTCTCCGGTTCGCGAAGCGCTGCGGACGCTGTCCGGGGAAGGCCTCATCCGGCTTGAACGAATGGGCGCCGTCGTCCTCGGCCTAAGCTCGAAGGAAGTCGAAGAGCTGTTCGACGTCCGGTATTTGATCGAAAGCTTCGTCCAGGAACGGCTGTCCCGAATCGACCGCGAACCCTTGATCGCCTCCCTTAGGCGCATTCTCGACAAGATGGAGCTGGCCTTGCGGCATCAAGACGCCGAAGAATTCGCTTACCAGGATTTCGCGTTTCACGAGACGATCATCGCCGAAGCCGGCCATTCGCGAATTTGGCAGCTCTGGCGGAGCATTCGCCAGCTCGTGCTCGCGGTGATGCTCGTCACGACTCGGGAAGTGTTCGCCGACGGCGAGGAACGGGTCCAAGCGGTGATCGAAAAGCACAGGTTTATTCTGGACGGCTTGCGCTCGGGGGACGCCGACGAGATTCAAAAGCGAGTGCGGAGCTATTTCAAGGATTCTTTCGTCACCTTGCATCATAGTTTGGGCAAGCCTTGA
- a CDS encoding DUF6431 domain-containing protein → MSKILYFGLSCKAYLRTFGNQSPDVQLCCENCGRLLHKHGRYWRGIVTKHEVIQIPIYRRYCPTCRITISLLPEFLIPWARYATWVREAALKRKHKGFSWRQTTESTTTPAVRYSRRTLKRWWARHLRRAADAALWVAGKLVAQGDDTDMLHLYPTMMNPTPMDTLDWLDKLLPRFIPAGASRRGYWTFLNARLPVASRL, encoded by the coding sequence ATGTCAAAAATACTTTATTTCGGCCTTTCTTGCAAGGCTTATTTACGCACATTCGGAAATCAATCTCCTGACGTCCAGCTCTGCTGTGAAAACTGCGGTCGGCTTCTCCATAAACACGGTCGTTATTGGCGAGGAATTGTGACGAAGCATGAGGTCATCCAGATCCCGATCTACCGTCGATATTGTCCTACCTGTAGAATAACAATCTCCCTCCTGCCGGAGTTCCTGATTCCATGGGCCCGGTATGCGACTTGGGTGCGAGAAGCGGCATTAAAGCGCAAGCACAAGGGATTCTCTTGGCGGCAGACGACAGAAAGCACAACAACTCCTGCCGTGCGTTATAGCCGCCGTACGTTGAAACGCTGGTGGGCAAGACATCTGCGCCGCGCAGCGGATGCAGCACTATGGGTTGCTGGGAAACTCGTAGCCCAGGGGGACGACACGGATATGCTCCACCTTTACCCCACCATGATGAACCCAACGCCAATGGATACATTGGATTGGCTGGACAAACTGTTACCCCGATTCATCCCCGCTGGCGCATCCAGACGGGGCTATTGGACGTTTCTAAATGCGAGGTTACCTGTAGCATCACGCTTATAA
- a CDS encoding ATP-binding protein, translating into MFNFLGNLKRTNNTFRLFWLAGGAFVFGVGMWTKHFVTILASDGPLFFTWSLPISLFFNIFFALMAFVMLTLQEAIRFRSFAGSVILAFGVGFMHFFSLLGQPIDRISVDGGMVAVSLALLFAGTYAAVKLSEMNGENRKWLASVTLGLSVYLVQWVGNQGLDIEYSVYYNLDKLIEDVRFLVLALGIGALLILTSTWVTWYIDKRMNQMDERYRLLVENSIDTIAIFKQEKWVFVNAAGLRMFEADHPNELLDMPIYAFLHPNDYDAVRERLHNLVITGSSGPVDQTWLSLKGNVLHTEVVETMTTLQNEPAVQVIIRDISERKKNEELLINSEKLYVAGQLAAGIAHEIRNPLTSLKGFLQLIASGRRENSYYEIMNSELDRIEGIVSELLMLAKPQVYDFSYYDVRNMMRDTVTLLEAQAILHNIAIESDFSRDVLWVYGVENQIKQVFINVIKNAIEAMVDGGTIRVALFREDDSVYTRISDEGPGIGEDQLAKMGQPFYTTKEKGTGLGLMVSYKIVDNHEGQIRVYSQIGRGTTFEIRLPFRYPEASPAAQSG; encoded by the coding sequence ATGTTTAACTTTCTTGGCAATCTGAAACGGACGAACAATACGTTTCGGCTTTTCTGGTTGGCAGGCGGCGCTTTCGTGTTCGGCGTGGGCATGTGGACGAAGCATTTCGTCACCATATTGGCGAGCGACGGCCCGCTTTTTTTTACGTGGAGCTTGCCGATATCGCTGTTTTTCAACATTTTTTTCGCCTTGATGGCGTTCGTCATGCTGACGCTTCAGGAAGCGATCCGGTTCCGGTCCTTTGCCGGGAGCGTCATTTTGGCTTTCGGGGTCGGATTTATGCATTTTTTCTCCCTGCTGGGCCAGCCGATCGACCGCATATCCGTCGACGGGGGGATGGTCGCGGTTTCGCTCGCGTTGCTGTTCGCCGGCACGTATGCGGCGGTCAAGCTGTCCGAAATGAACGGGGAGAACCGCAAATGGCTGGCCAGCGTGACGCTGGGCCTGTCGGTATACCTTGTCCAATGGGTCGGCAATCAGGGGCTCGATATCGAATATTCCGTCTACTACAACCTGGACAAGCTGATCGAGGACGTCCGCTTCCTGGTGCTTGCGCTGGGGATCGGCGCCTTGCTCATTCTGACCTCGACGTGGGTGACCTGGTACATCGACAAGCGCATGAACCAGATGGACGAGCGGTACCGCTTGCTGGTCGAAAATTCGATCGACACGATCGCGATTTTCAAGCAGGAAAAATGGGTGTTCGTCAACGCGGCCGGACTCCGCATGTTCGAGGCGGATCATCCGAACGAACTGCTCGACATGCCGATTTACGCGTTCCTTCATCCGAACGATTACGACGCCGTGCGGGAGAGGCTGCACAATCTCGTCATTACGGGCAGCAGCGGGCCGGTGGATCAGACGTGGCTGTCGCTGAAAGGCAACGTGCTGCACACGGAAGTGGTGGAGACGATGACGACGCTCCAAAACGAACCGGCGGTGCAGGTTATCATCCGCGACATTTCGGAACGGAAGAAAAACGAGGAGCTGCTGATCAACTCGGAAAAGCTGTACGTGGCCGGGCAGCTGGCCGCGGGCATCGCGCACGAAATCCGGAATCCGCTGACTTCGCTGAAAGGCTTTTTGCAATTGATCGCTTCCGGCCGCCGGGAAAACAGCTATTACGAAATTATGAATTCGGAACTGGACCGGATCGAAGGCATCGTCAGCGAGCTGCTGATGCTGGCCAAACCCCAGGTCTACGACTTTTCCTATTACGATGTGCGCAATATGATGCGGGATACGGTCACGCTGCTGGAGGCGCAGGCGATTCTGCACAACATCGCGATCGAATCGGATTTTTCCCGCGACGTTCTTTGGGTGTACGGGGTCGAAAATCAAATCAAGCAGGTGTTCATCAACGTCATCAAAAACGCGATCGAAGCGATGGTCGACGGAGGAACGATCCGCGTTGCGCTGTTCCGGGAAGACGATTCGGTTTATACCCGCATATCCGACGAAGGGCCGGGGATCGGCGAAGACCAGCTCGCGAAAATGGGCCAGCCCTTCTATACGACCAAAGAGAAAGGAACCGGTCTCGGGCTGATGGTCAGCTACAAAATCGTCGACAACCACGAGGGGCAAATTCGCGTCTACAGCCAGATCGGCCGGGGAACGACGTTCGAAATCCGGCTGCCGTTCCGTTATCCCGAAGCTTCGCCCGCGGCCCAAAGCGGTTGA
- a CDS encoding DUF5348 domain-containing protein, with product MNEIRFHGDTERWNVYDGEELLCSLRCGDAVMIQVGKHFLPSNLELDTDWYVKFGNSKFWLHRHAKYRVRPLF from the coding sequence ATGAATGAGATACGATTTCATGGAGATACCGAGCGTTGGAACGTGTACGATGGAGAAGAGTTGCTTTGCTCGCTACGTTGTGGTGATGCCGTGATGATTCAAGTAGGAAAGCACTTCTTGCCATCCAACCTTGAGCTCGATACGGACTGGTACGTGAAGTTTGGAAATTCGAAGTTCTGGCTCCACCGACATGCCAAGTACCGCGTCCGACCGCTGTTCTAA
- a CDS encoding NUDIX hydrolase, whose protein sequence is MLKDNRPPEYLDVYDEQGNRTGTALRSEVHARGLWHQTFHCWLVRRGEDGKAYAVFQRRSADKDTNPGCFDITVAGHLAAGESVRDAAREMEEEIGWSVPFEELVPFGIVKEESEGEVAGRPVVDREISHVFGCVADVPPAGFRLQREEVAGVYEAEADLLIALMRGEVGAVGAQGAEPDEEGDALRPASATVTADSFVPRDRGYYIRVFRFLRELAFADRGSSEGRENSEGGEGSEGREA, encoded by the coding sequence ATGCTTAAGGACAATCGGCCGCCGGAATATTTGGACGTTTATGACGAGCAAGGCAACCGGACGGGCACCGCGCTTCGAAGCGAGGTTCACGCCCGCGGGTTGTGGCATCAAACGTTTCATTGCTGGCTCGTCCGCCGCGGCGAGGACGGCAAAGCCTATGCGGTCTTTCAGCGGCGCAGCGCGGACAAGGATACGAATCCCGGCTGCTTCGACATTACGGTCGCCGGCCATTTGGCGGCCGGCGAAAGCGTGCGGGACGCGGCGCGGGAGATGGAAGAGGAGATTGGCTGGTCGGTGCCGTTCGAGGAGCTTGTCCCGTTCGGCATCGTGAAGGAAGAAAGCGAGGGCGAGGTTGCGGGGCGGCCGGTCGTCGACCGGGAAATCAGCCATGTGTTCGGCTGCGTCGCGGACGTGCCGCCCGCCGGCTTCCGCCTCCAGCGCGAGGAAGTAGCCGGGGTGTACGAGGCGGAGGCGGACCTTCTCATCGCGCTGATGCGGGGAGAAGTCGGGGCCGTTGGGGCGCAAGGCGCGGAACCGGACGAGGAAGGCGACGCCTTGCGCCCGGCGAGCGCGACGGTGACGGCCGACAGCTTCGTCCCCCGCGACCGCGGTTATTACATCCGCGTGTTTCGTTTTCTGCGCGAGTTGGCGTTTGCGGACCGCGGCAGTTCCGAGGGCCGCGAGAATTCCGAGGGCGGCGAGGGCTCCGAAGGCCGCGAGGCATGA
- the mscL gene encoding large conductance mechanosensitive channel protein MscL, with product MISNMLKEFKTFAVRGNVIDLAVGVIIGGAFGQIVTSLVNDIVMPPIGRLLGGVDFKDLFWRIGTLPEGFEGDPKILADVKGAGVAVIAYGQFVNVVINFLIVAFAVFMLVKAINRLNRKKETEEKPAEPTTKECPYCLSVIPLAATRCGHCTSELSGAHGAEHA from the coding sequence ATGATTAGCAATATGCTGAAAGAATTCAAAACGTTTGCCGTTCGCGGGAATGTCATCGATCTTGCGGTCGGCGTCATCATCGGGGGCGCGTTCGGCCAAATCGTCACGTCGCTCGTGAACGATATCGTGATGCCGCCGATCGGACGTTTGCTGGGCGGGGTCGACTTCAAGGATTTGTTCTGGCGGATCGGGACGCTGCCGGAAGGGTTCGAGGGGGATCCGAAGATTCTCGCCGACGTCAAGGGCGCCGGGGTGGCGGTCATCGCCTACGGCCAGTTCGTGAACGTCGTCATCAACTTTCTGATCGTCGCTTTTGCCGTGTTTATGCTCGTGAAGGCCATCAATCGGTTAAACCGCAAAAAAGAAACGGAAGAAAAGCCGGCGGAACCGACCACGAAGGAATGCCCGTACTGCCTGTCCGTCATCCCGCTCGCCGCGACGCGCTGCGGACATTGCACGTCCGAGCTTTCCGGCGCGCACGGGGCGGAGCATGCTTAA
- a CDS encoding XkdX family protein, translating into MSNFERIKYYYEKGWAKKPHLLKYVQYNVITPAEYKAITGEEYDISEV; encoded by the coding sequence ATGAGCAATTTCGAACGAATTAAATACTATTATGAAAAAGGTTGGGCCAAGAAGCCACATTTACTAAAGTATGTTCAATATAATGTGATCACACCAGCAGAATATAAGGCAATTACAGGTGAGGAGTACGATATTTCCGAGGTATAG
- a CDS encoding glycoside hydrolase family 73 protein, which produces MADNSTQLAFFAKVLPQAQADQRTHGVPASLKLAQAALESNWGRSGLTQKANNLFGIKGTGPAGSVTMPTREVVNGQTVTVDAAFRAYHDWSQSIADHSLLLTRPRYAKVLNADGKTAARAAAAAGYATDPNYADKLIAIMDAYDLYRYDAVQEEEPYRMSAEDAEAIIRFLSAGWFAAVTDEDRSEFNRLANELRASAGIPLSG; this is translated from the coding sequence ATGGCCGACAACTCCACCCAACTGGCCTTTTTCGCGAAGGTGCTGCCCCAAGCCCAGGCGGATCAGCGGACGCACGGCGTACCGGCGTCGCTGAAGCTGGCGCAGGCGGCGCTGGAGTCGAACTGGGGCCGAAGCGGGTTGACGCAGAAGGCGAACAACCTGTTCGGCATCAAAGGCACCGGCCCGGCGGGCAGCGTGACGATGCCGACGCGGGAGGTCGTAAACGGGCAGACGGTGACGGTCGACGCGGCTTTCCGGGCGTATCACGACTGGAGCCAGTCGATCGCGGACCACAGCCTGCTGCTGACGAGGCCTCGCTACGCGAAGGTGTTGAACGCCGACGGCAAAACGGCCGCCAGGGCTGCGGCCGCCGCCGGATATGCGACGGATCCGAATTACGCCGACAAGCTGATCGCGATTATGGATGCCTACGACCTGTACCGATACGACGCCGTGCAAGAAGAGGAACCGTACCGGATGAGCGCGGAGGACGCGGAAGCGATCATCCGGTTTCTGTCGGCGGGCTGGTTCGCGGCCGTAACCGACGAGGACAGAAGCGAGTTCAACCGGCTGGCGAACGAGCTCCGGGCTTCTGCCGGCATTCCCCTGAGCGGCTAA
- a CDS encoding FUSC family protein: protein MTIGARVFKTGLAVAVALWLGTLAGLESPVIAAVAAIFTVQPSIYRSWMQVLDQLQSNVLGAGIAIAAYWLFGSAPLSVGLVCILVILLCIKLKTEDTIGLTLVTVVIIMEAQNQGWPAALDRLVSLLLGIGCAFAVNVSVAPPKHHSRFVRQVQEAQNQLSRLLRTSVSNELKENVFRKEQEQLHEQLRKLDDFYRLFAEERVLKKRSRLRKARLLVMYKEMMMTLERGYELIEAVEEQYFAVPSDPAWNRMVDQHIEMLCGYHEQLLWKWDKKLKAGAVPAAPPPESGVRLTEMIAAEGEFDDALKARIAAQGETEVTVRARLLVVTSALFAYEDRLHRLDKLMDHWFERGLDGAEE from the coding sequence ATGACGATTGGCGCTCGCGTATTCAAAACGGGGCTGGCGGTCGCCGTCGCGCTTTGGCTCGGAACGCTGGCAGGGCTGGAATCTCCGGTCATCGCGGCGGTCGCGGCGATTTTTACCGTGCAGCCGTCCATTTACCGAAGCTGGATGCAAGTGCTGGACCAGCTCCAGAGCAACGTCTTGGGAGCCGGGATCGCGATTGCGGCTTATTGGCTTTTCGGGAGCGCCCCGTTATCGGTCGGACTTGTTTGCATTCTCGTGATTTTGCTGTGCATCAAGCTGAAAACCGAGGACACGATCGGGCTCACGCTCGTGACCGTCGTGATCATTATGGAAGCGCAGAACCAGGGCTGGCCGGCGGCGCTTGACCGGCTCGTGTCGCTGCTGCTCGGCATCGGCTGCGCCTTCGCCGTCAACGTTTCCGTCGCTCCGCCCAAGCACCACAGCCGCTTCGTCCGCCAGGTGCAGGAAGCGCAAAACCAGCTGTCCAGGCTGCTGCGCACGTCGGTGTCGAACGAGCTGAAGGAGAACGTGTTCCGCAAGGAGCAAGAGCAGCTTCATGAGCAGCTGCGCAAGCTGGACGACTTTTACCGGTTGTTCGCGGAGGAGCGGGTTTTGAAAAAGCGCTCGCGCCTCCGCAAAGCGCGGCTCCTCGTCATGTACAAGGAAATGATGATGACGCTGGAGCGGGGCTACGAGCTGATCGAGGCGGTGGAGGAGCAGTATTTTGCCGTTCCGAGCGATCCCGCATGGAATCGGATGGTGGACCAGCACATCGAAATGCTGTGCGGCTACCACGAACAGCTGCTCTGGAAATGGGACAAAAAGCTGAAGGCGGGCGCGGTCCCGGCGGCGCCTCCCCCGGAGTCGGGCGTCCGGCTGACGGAGATGATCGCGGCCGAAGGAGAATTCGACGACGCGCTGAAGGCGCGCATCGCCGCGCAGGGCGAGACCGAAGTGACGGTCCGCGCCCGGTTGCTCGTGGTGACGTCGGCGTTGTTCGCTTACGAGGATCGGCTGCACCGCCTGGACAAGCTGATGGACCACTGGTTCGAGCGCGGGCTCGACGGCGCGGAAGAATAA
- a CDS encoding DUF1906 domain-containing protein: MTKGIDCATPITASAAKALAASGYRFAARYLVPARYAWKRLTRAEAAAIASAGLMVVSVYETTANRPAGGAANGRADGASARAEAELIGQPAGSAIYFAVDYDAQPGDYDAIEAYLKAAAAQLPNYTVGVYGSYAVIEEMARRGACRHFWQTYAWSRGNKSARANIYQYSNEVRLAGMSVDLNESYGGEGWWNANGETQNDNEEGEIAMSKEDAEKIIRFLSAAWFAAPSAASKAEFNRLANEVRKAAGLPVES; this comes from the coding sequence ATGACAAAAGGAATCGACTGTGCGACGCCGATTACCGCCAGCGCAGCCAAGGCGCTGGCCGCTTCCGGCTACCGCTTCGCGGCGCGCTACCTCGTTCCGGCGCGCTACGCCTGGAAGCGGCTAACGCGCGCCGAAGCGGCGGCGATCGCGAGCGCCGGCCTGATGGTCGTGTCCGTTTACGAGACGACGGCCAATCGCCCGGCGGGCGGAGCAGCGAACGGTAGGGCCGACGGAGCGTCCGCCCGAGCCGAAGCGGAGCTGATCGGGCAGCCCGCGGGGAGCGCCATTTATTTCGCCGTCGATTACGACGCGCAGCCCGGCGACTACGACGCGATCGAAGCCTACTTGAAGGCGGCGGCCGCCCAACTGCCGAACTATACGGTCGGCGTGTACGGCTCCTACGCCGTCATCGAGGAAATGGCCAGGCGCGGCGCCTGCCGGCACTTCTGGCAAACCTACGCCTGGAGCCGCGGCAACAAAAGCGCCCGCGCAAACATTTACCAATACTCGAACGAAGTGAGACTGGCCGGCATGTCCGTCGATTTGAACGAATCGTACGGAGGCGAAGGCTGGTGGAATGCGAACGGAGAGACGCAAAACGATAACGAAGAGGGAGAGATCGCGATGAGCAAGGAAGATGCGGAAAAAATCATTCGTTTCCTTTCGGCGGCCTGGTTTGCGGCTCCGTCCGCGGCATCGAAAGCCGAGTTCAACCGGCTTGCCAACGAAGTGCGCAAGGCGGCCGGCCTCCCGGTCGAATCTTAA
- a CDS encoding ExeA family protein: protein MIRGFFGWERVPFTREIETRHLHRSKRFEECVARMQYMVMTRSIGCVTGEIGCGKSTAVRYLKDQLDPNKYRFIYLSDANLKPRDFYRELLHHFGLPPKFLRSEAKRQFQHLVWDLYENQQKVAVIVVDEAHLLSGDMLQEIRFLTNFRMDSISPLALLLIGQPELQATLQLRIFKPITQRMNVRFHLEGLSLEECRDYISHQLEVAGSTGPVFTTEAMDAIYAHARGICREINNVCTAALLDAVLRKDKMIDTVHVTRILAEFKEQ from the coding sequence ATGATTCGTGGTTTCTTCGGGTGGGAGCGCGTTCCGTTCACCCGGGAGATTGAAACACGGCATCTGCACCGCTCCAAGCGATTCGAAGAATGTGTAGCACGGATGCAGTATATGGTGATGACTCGCTCGATTGGCTGCGTCACCGGTGAAATTGGCTGCGGCAAGTCGACAGCCGTTCGCTACTTGAAAGACCAACTGGATCCGAACAAGTACCGGTTTATCTATCTGTCGGATGCGAATCTGAAACCAAGGGACTTTTACCGTGAACTCCTCCACCACTTCGGCTTGCCGCCCAAGTTTCTGCGCAGCGAAGCCAAACGGCAATTCCAGCACCTCGTATGGGATTTGTACGAGAACCAGCAGAAGGTCGCCGTTATTGTCGTGGATGAAGCGCACCTGCTTTCAGGAGACATGCTGCAAGAAATACGCTTTTTGACGAATTTTCGTATGGACTCGATTTCGCCGCTTGCCCTGCTGCTCATTGGACAGCCGGAACTACAGGCCACGTTGCAACTGAGAATCTTCAAGCCGATTACACAGCGGATGAACGTGCGTTTTCATTTGGAAGGCTTGTCGCTCGAGGAGTGCCGCGATTACATCTCCCACCAATTGGAGGTTGCCGGAAGTACAGGGCCGGTGTTTACGACAGAAGCGATGGACGCCATATACGCGCATGCTCGGGGGATATGCCGAGAGATAAATAACGTCTGCACCGCTGCGCTTCTGGATGCAGTGCTGCGAAAAGACAAAATGATTGATACCGTCCATGTGACGAGGATCCTAGCTGAATTTAAGGAACAGTGA